A stretch of DNA from Bacteroidales bacterium:
CAATACTCACAGAGGGATAAGTTTAAAGAAGAAAAACACAAATTTGCACACCGCAGAAATATAATAATACTTGGACTGATGATTTATCAAGGCATTAACATCGGAGAATTATTAAAACTCGAAACGAAAGACATTAACCTTGAAGAAGGAAGTATTTACATACCGTCAACAACCAAGAGCAACAGCAGAACAATGAAATTACAATCTTCGCAAATAATACCATTACACAATTATTTAAGTGCTATAAGAAAACAATTACAGCCAAAAGAAAATGAATTTATACCGGGAGATGTTTACAATATTATAAGCTGGCTGATAAAAGACCTGCAACATATAGCACCGCAAATAAAAAACACTTATCACATAAGAGCAAGCGTAATAATGTACTGGCTGAAACATAATAAAATCAGGCAGGTTCAATATATGGCAGGACACAAGCACATAAGCAGTACGGAAAAATACAGAGAAGAAGATTTAGAAGGATTACAAAAGCAGTTAAACAAATATCATCCGTTCAATTAAAACTAATAACCCCACGCCAGATTTTGTTTGGCATACGCCCCGACCCTTCACCGCCAACGCATAAAGCGTAGCCAAAAAAATACGCTTACCCGCAAAAAATACGCACAGCCGCCTGTTGCCGACACACATAAATTTTATTTTTTTGTCATGCTTTTTGTATTTTGCCTTGCACCGCACAAACAAAAAGACACGCCAAAAAAATAAAATTGCCAAGCTAAGTAACATAATGAAAATTATTAACCAAAGCCCTTTTCAGTGGTATAAATGATTTTCGGGCTTTGTCTATAATAATTTACATTATGTTAAATAGCCCCACGCCAACACACGCCGACCTTAGCAGACAGCACTTTGCTTTTTGGATTTTAAGTTTATTTTAAAATCAAAGTAGTAAAATCCAAAAATCAAAGAGCTGCTGCTCGCCTTGAATAAGGTATCAATCAAATAAAAAAAAGTAGCCTACCCTGCTTGCGTGTCCAACAATATACGCAACCACCCGACGCAATTACTTTTTTTTATTTAATTGATGAATTGTTTTTTACACGCCCAAACTTCACTACTACAAATCCCACCCCCCGGAAACCTTTGAAGCCCGCCCGAACCGACTGCCTTCCCAAAAGAAAAACAAAAGAAGCATTTAACTGACTGAAGTACTTTAAAACTTACTTAGGCAAAGATAAGCCCACGCCAACGCACGTCAAGGTCAAGCCCTTCGGGTTCATTCATTTTTTTCGGATAAGAATAATAAAAGTTCATTCCGAAAAAAATGACCTGAAACCTTGACTTTTCCCCTACCCGCTGGCTTAACAGATGCCTAAGCAAGTTTTAAAGTACAGCTTTTTTTAACCACATGCGATTTTTTTTAACAGTCGCAAAGTATTGTCAAACCTAAAAAACTTAATTACTATGAACAAAAAACTAAAAACATTAAAAGACAGCATGACTGAATTACACGGTCTCAGGGACATTTATTTTGACGCTTACAAACGTACTGGCGACAAAAGATTTATTGACGCTTACTATTATGAGCTACACAAAGAAATCACAATACGAGGAAAAATCTTTGATGACTTTAACAGCTTTATAAAAAAATGGGAAAATAAAAAAAGTTGAATTAAAAATTACATAACTTTTTTTATGGGTTTAGTTGTACTTGATTCGGTTTTTTATGGGGGTTCAGTCGGACATCAGTCGGAGATGAGCCCGACATGAGTCGGTTAGGCAACTAAAAATTGCCTCTTTCAGTTATAGCTCAATTATATGAAATTTATATTATAGTTAGAGCAGATATATAGCAGAGAAACTAAAAAATCCCGCATTACTGCGGGACTTTTTAGTTATGAAAAAAATTAAATTTAAATATTAAACAAATGAAAACTCTTTTAAATCTTAATGCAACAAAGATACAACCTTATTTTGCGAAAGTCAAGAAAAAAAGTAGAGCCGTGCCCCACAACACGACTCTACCAAGCAAACACCGAAGAAAGAGAACGAAGCAAACTATCAGAATACATTTACAACTTTCATACAGTTGCCCTGTGCCAGCATATAATCAACAGTTCCCACTCTTTGAAAGAACTCAATCCCTATACACTGAACTATGCTAACCGTTGCCGTCATTGTAGGTGCAGGAGTACCCGGAAGAACAGCAGTAAGCGTAAGCGTTACAGGAGTTATGGAATTAAGAGCAGTAACAGCAGAATAATTAAGACCGCTAATCATGTTTAAAAGCGGGTCAGTTGCTTCATAATGCCCTGTATTAACATTAAAAGCATAATCAGAAACAACCCCTATTGCTTCAAGCAATCTGAAGTGTGTTGCTCCCGATGGTTGCTCAACATAATCCTTAGGCAAAAAAGCAGCAACTGTTACCGTGCCTTGATTCCTTGCTGTGTTGTTTGTAGCAGTGAAAGGAGCATCAAAAACCTGAGTTAAACTTATCTTTTTATTAAAATCAAATCCCGCTAACATGCTCCTTGAAGCAGACAGCGGAATAGTTCTCTGTCCCCTTGTACCTGTGCCCTTTAAATTTATTTCTTTAAAAAGCTGTGTCAGACGGGCTGACACTCTCGGGTCGGATTTACTTTGAATAATGCTTATAAGAGCCATTCTTAAAGCTTTCGCGACAAGAGCAGAACCACCAAACTCCGAGTTGTTTTCTCTTGTTCTTACAAAAGAAGGGTCATTGAGGATACGTTCTTTAGAAGGACCGTTAGCCTTTCTGGCTAAATCCTCACCACCGGCCTTGTAAAAGCTAATACCATCGATATTACCTTTTAGCTTGATTAATCCAGTTTGTTTACTCA
This window harbors:
- a CDS encoding tyrosine-type recombinase/integrase → YLKEKKLKPQTINIRLNSITKYYDYEKEQGTREDNPARRLRIRKEGRRIIKDIISIEQLETIYRQYSQRDKFKEEKHKFAHRRNIIILGLMIYQGINIGELLKLETKDINLEEGSIYIPSTTKSNSRTMKLQSSQIIPLHNYLSAIRKQLQPKENEFIPGDVYNIISWLIKDLQHIAPQIKNTYHIRASVIMYWLKHNKIRQVQYMAGHKHISSTEKYREEDLEGLQKQLNKYHPFN